The window ATCTTGCATTTGTTGCTGGATGCGCTCTGGAGCTTTTTGCGATAACTTTTCTAGAACCTTAGTCGCAATATGATCCGTTTTCTTAAGATCTTCTGGATCATTTGATGCGCAAACCCATCTAAAAGGTCCAAAACCATAGTCAAAACACAAAGGTCCCATAATATCTTGAACATAAGACGGATATCTAAATTCTTTGTCTATTCCAGCAATATCAGCATTTGCACGGCTGGATTCTAGTAAAAAGGCGTTACCGTAATCAAAGAAATAGGTTCCTTTTTCTGTATGTTTATTAATGGCCTCTACATGGCGTCTCAAGGAATGCTGAACTTCTTTTTTGAATCGCTCTGGATCATTACTCATCATCTCATTTGCTTCATCAAATGTGAGGTCTACTGGATAGTAACCACCTGCCCAAGGATTATGTAAACTAGTTTGATCACTTCCTATAGCAACATGTATTTTGGCATGGAATAGTGCTTCCCATACATGAACAACATTTCCTTCATAGGCGATGGAAACAGTTTCTTTATTCTGCTGCGCTTTATGAACTCTCGCAATGAGATCATGAGTGTTTTTTATCACTATATCTACCCAACCTTGAGAGTGTCTTGTTTGAACCGCTTTAGGATTCATCTCAGCACAAATCGTGATACAACCGGCAATGTTACCAGCTTTGGGTTGTGCACCGCTCATACCGCCCAGACCTGAGGTTACAAAAATGTTTCCATTTGGTGATTTTTCAATTTTTCTAAATGCGTTCAACACAGTTATAGTAGTTCCATGAACTATTCCCTGTGGTCCGATGTACATATAAGATCCAGCCGTCATTTGACCATATTGGGTTACTCCTAGCGCATTATATTTTTCCCAGTCATCAGGTTGGGAATAATTAGGAATCATCATTCCGTTGGTAACCACACAACGAGGAGCGCTTTTGTGAGATGGGAACAATCCCATAGGATGTCCAGAATACATGACAAGTGTTTGCTCGTCGGTCATCTCGCTCAAATACTTCATAGTCAGTAAATACTGCGCCCAGTTAGAAAACACACCACCATTACCACCGTAGGTAATTAACTCATGAGGATGTTGGGCTACAGCATGATCCAGATTGTTTTGAATCATTAACATGATGCCAGCGGCTTGAGTTGATTTTGCAGGATAATCGCTTATATTTCTTGCTTTGATTTCATAATCTGGCATGAAACGGTACATGTAAATACGACCGTATGTATCTAGTTCTTCTTTAAATTCTGGTAATAAAACCTCATGATGTTTGGCATCAAAGTATCGCAGCGCATTACGCAATGCTAGCTTTTCCTCCTCAGGGCTTAGAATCTTTTTACGCTTAGGAGCATGATTAATTGTTGGATCGTATTGATGAGCTGGAGGCAATGTTTCAGGGATTCCTATTTGTATGCTTTCGCGAAAGCGTGCTAAAGAACTATCTACACTCATAACATCTAGTTTTGGCTGTTTGTTTTCTTATCATAACCATAAGGACAATGGCGGCAACCGCTCTCACAACAATAACCTCTTTTGAGGTGGTATTGCTCTGTAAAACAGCGGTATCCTTGAGGCGTTACATAATAATCACCTTCCTCTACGGGAATAATCTTTTTCATTTTATAAAAATACAACAGTATCTATAGAATAGAGAATCGAGTTAAGGTTGTTTTTAGCTTGTTAAAATGATGACCTATTAAATGATGCATAGAAAAGTAATTCAATAACTTTGCGATTCATGATTCCATTAAAAACTAAATATTTAAAAAACTATGCGGGCATGACGCTGTGGCCTTTTTTATTGATTAGGCACAAATCTAAGTTGGATGATACAGTTTTTATGAATCATGAATATATTCATGGTGCGCAGCAAAAAGAGTTGCTTATCATTTTTTTTCATATTTGGTACGGATTTGATTATTTGAGATGCCTTATAAAATATAGAAAACACAATCTCGCTTATAGGAATATAGTTTTTGAAAGAGAAGCTTATGAAATGGAGACCAATCAGGAGTATTTAAAAAGTAGAAAGCCATTTTCGTTTTTGAAGTTTTACAGCAAAAAGTACCGATATGAATGAATTGTTCTTACCGCAAAAAGCTGTTAATCAAAACTTCAAAAACTTTGAAGATCTAGGTGTTTTTATTGACATTAAAAGAGAAGATTTGCTCCATAAAGAAGTATCTGGCAATAAGCTGCGTAAACTCAAATACAACTTAATTGAGGCGCAAAAACAAGGTCACGATACGATTCTCACTTATGGAGGTGCTTTTTCAAATCATATTGCTGCCACTGCAGCAGCTGGAAAATTACTAGGTCTTAAAACTGTAGGTGTTATAAGAGGCGAGGAGCTAGGTAAAAATCAGGAACACACCCTTTCTAATAACAGTACCTTACAATTAGCACAAAAAAACGGAATGCAATTTCATTTCGTTTCTCGAGAAGCATATCGGCAGAAAGAGTCTAAAGATTTTTTTAATAAAATGAAGGCCGTCTTTGGTTCATTTTATCATATTCCAGAAGGAGGAACAAATGCTCTTGCAGTAAAAGGAACTGAAGAAATACTCTCCGAATTTGATAAAGAAAACTATGACCTTATTTGCGTGGCAGCTGGAACCGGTGGCACCGCTGCAGGAATAATAAATAGTGCTTCTAAGCATCAAAAAGTTATCGTTTTCTCCGCTTTAAAAGGTGATTTTATGAAAGCTGAAATTGAGAAATATACCTCTCACAAAGACTTTGAGGTAGTAAATGAAGATGTTTTTGGTGGTTATGCAAAGTCAGATGATGGATTAATAAGTTATATGAATACTCGCTTTCGCGAAAGCGTAACCCAAATAAATCCTCAAGGAATACCACTAGAACCTATCTACACTGCAAAAATGTTGTACGGTATAGAACATAAGGTTAAAACTGGCGTTATCAAAGGGAAAACTCGTATTTTAGCCATTCATACTGGCGGTTTACAGTCGATTGCTGGATTCA is drawn from Nonlabens dokdonensis DSW-6 and contains these coding sequences:
- a CDS encoding urocanate hydratase — its product is MSVDSSLARFRESIQIGIPETLPPAHQYDPTINHAPKRKKILSPEEEKLALRNALRYFDAKHHEVLLPEFKEELDTYGRIYMYRFMPDYEIKARNISDYPAKSTQAAGIMLMIQNNLDHAVAQHPHELITYGGNGGVFSNWAQYLLTMKYLSEMTDEQTLVMYSGHPMGLFPSHKSAPRCVVTNGMMIPNYSQPDDWEKYNALGVTQYGQMTAGSYMYIGPQGIVHGTTITVLNAFRKIEKSPNGNIFVTSGLGGMSGAQPKAGNIAGCITICAEMNPKAVQTRHSQGWVDIVIKNTHDLIARVHKAQQNKETVSIAYEGNVVHVWEALFHAKIHVAIGSDQTSLHNPWAGGYYPVDLTFDEANEMMSNDPERFKKEVQHSLRRHVEAINKHTEKGTYFFDYGNAFLLESSRANADIAGIDKEFRYPSYVQDIMGPLCFDYGFGPFRWVCASNDPEDLKKTDHIATKVLEKLSQKAPERIQQQMQDNIKWIKGAQENKLVVGSQARILYADAVGRIEIARAFNNAIAAGEIGPVVLGRDHHDVSGTDSPYRETSNIYDGSRFTADMAIQNVIGDSFRGATWVSIHNGGGVGWGEVINGGFGMVIDGSKESENKLESMLFWDVNNGIARRNWARNENAVFAIERAMELNPSLKVTIPNEVSDDLIKNM
- a CDS encoding DUF5522 domain-containing protein; the protein is MKKIIPVEEGDYYVTPQGYRCFTEQYHLKRGYCCESGCRHCPYGYDKKTNSQN
- a CDS encoding 1-aminocyclopropane-1-carboxylate deaminase/D-cysteine desulfhydrase, with product MNELFLPQKAVNQNFKNFEDLGVFIDIKREDLLHKEVSGNKLRKLKYNLIEAQKQGHDTILTYGGAFSNHIAATAAAGKLLGLKTVGVIRGEELGKNQEHTLSNNSTLQLAQKNGMQFHFVSREAYRQKESKDFFNKMKAVFGSFYHIPEGGTNALAVKGTEEILSEFDKENYDLICVAAGTGGTAAGIINSASKHQKVIVFSALKGDFMKAEIEKYTSHKDFEVVNEDVFGGYAKSDDGLISYMNTRFRESVTQINPQGIPLEPIYTAKMLYGIEHKVKTGVIKGKTRILAIHTGGLQSIAGFNNVLEKKRRLKISYENYV